The following are from one region of the Muntiacus reevesi chromosome 3, mMunRee1.1, whole genome shotgun sequence genome:
- the GKN2 gene encoding gastrokine-2 — protein MELLPRSLYPLFSVVFVVALAFFGTQSLGNEVYNIISPTDKGGQIQETMTIDNEKNAAIINIHAGSCSSTTIFDYKHGYIALRVLSRRACYILKMDHKAIPALDQLKRYIFERKALNSMFSDKYIWVKYNPLKSLITNVDWFLFGSPIRQLCEHVPLYQGEVADKTHNIGAGACAKAGLLGILGISVCADVHV, from the exons ATGGAGCTCCTTCCCCGCAGCCTCTACCCCTTATTCTCA GTGGTATTTGTGGTAGCACTGGCCTTCTTTGGGACACAATCTTTGGGAAATGAG GTTTATAACATCATCAGCCCAACTGACAAAGGTGGCCAAATTCAGGAGACGATGACAATTGACAATGAAAAAAATGCTGCCATCATTAACATCCATGCAGGATCATGCTCCTCGACCACCATTTTTGACTATAAACAC GGCTACATTGCGCTCAGGGTGCTCTCCAGAAGAGCCTGCTACATCCTGAAGATGGACCACAAAGCCATCCCTGCTCTGGACCAACTCAAACGGTACATCTTTGAGAGGAAG GCTTTGAACAGCATGTTTTCTGACAAATACATCTGGGTCAAGTACAACCCACTGAAGTCTCTGATCACAAATGTGGATTGGTTCCTGTTTGGATCACCCATCAGGCAGCTTTGCGAACATGTCCCCTTATATCAAGGGGAAGTGGCTGATAAGACAC ATAATATTGGTGCTGGAGCCTGCGCAAAGGCTGGGCTCCTGGGCATCTTGGGAATTTCCGTCTGTGCAGATGTTCACGTGTAA